In Lysinibacillus sp. FSL M8-0337, the following proteins share a genomic window:
- a CDS encoding heme A synthase, which translates to MQHNRYMKWFAVAATVGMLLILLGGALVTKTDSGLGCGRNWPDCNGSLIPKEITTEVLIEFSHRLVTGVVSISILVLTIWTWRKLGHIREVKFLGFLSMFFLIAQALIGAAQVLWGQGDFILALHFGISLISFAAVLILSMIVFEVDRKFDADNVFIGKKLRWHTIAVTIYSYLVVYTGALVRHTDSSLVCPDWPFCYNETPFAQPNNMYEWVQMGHRLAAIIIFIWITYITWHAIKEYKQQRVIYYGWITAFIIVILQVLAGMLVVLTRLNLTVALLHSLFISLLFGLLCYMIMLVARSNYNEKNK; encoded by the coding sequence ATGCAACACAACAGGTATATGAAGTGGTTTGCTGTTGCCGCTACAGTGGGAATGCTCCTTATTTTACTTGGCGGGGCACTCGTTACAAAAACAGATAGTGGCTTGGGCTGTGGTCGAAACTGGCCAGATTGCAATGGTTCTCTTATCCCAAAAGAAATTACAACAGAAGTTTTAATTGAATTCTCCCATCGTCTTGTTACAGGAGTCGTATCCATCTCAATTCTCGTTCTAACAATTTGGACATGGCGGAAACTTGGTCATATTCGTGAAGTAAAATTTTTAGGTTTTTTATCGATGTTCTTCTTAATTGCACAGGCACTTATTGGAGCAGCTCAAGTATTATGGGGACAAGGAGACTTCATTCTCGCTTTGCATTTTGGAATCTCACTTATTTCTTTTGCAGCCGTTCTGATTCTTTCTATGATTGTATTTGAAGTTGATCGGAAGTTTGATGCTGATAACGTATTTATTGGGAAAAAACTACGTTGGCATACAATTGCTGTCACAATTTATTCTTATTTAGTCGTTTATACAGGGGCACTTGTTCGACATACAGATTCTAGTTTAGTATGTCCTGACTGGCCATTTTGCTACAACGAAACACCGTTTGCTCAACCTAACAATATGTACGAATGGGTTCAAATGGGACATCGACTGGCAGCTATCATTATTTTCATTTGGATTACATACATAACTTGGCACGCTATAAAAGAATACAAACAACAACGTGTTATTTATTATGGCTGGATTACTGCTTTCATCATCGTTATTCTACAAGTTCTAGCAGGTATGTTAGTAGTCCTTACTCGATTGAATTTAACAGTAGCTTTATTACACTCATTGTTCATTTCACTTTTATTCGGCCTTCTTTGTTACATGATTATGCTCGTAGCACGTAGCAACTATAATGAAAAAAATAAATAA
- the cyoE gene encoding heme o synthase produces MSNGRTLSATRNTDPESTSVVKDFLALIKIGIVNSNLVTTFTGMWLAFQFTGRHFLQELNVIVCIMLGAALIIGGSGAMNNFIDQDIDPIMKRTKSRPTVTGRFKPNFVLTIALSFLIVGEILLFTASFAAGMWGLVGIFAYVVLYSMWSKRKHVSNTIVGSISGAIPPVIGFAAVEPALGPGALALFLIMFAWQPPHFYALAMKRTEEYRAANIPMLPVVKGFKRTKYSMFFWILLLFPLPFLLPELGIGFLVLATTLNLGWLILALKGFTTKDDMKWANKMFIYSLNHMTILFVAIIIFAVFS; encoded by the coding sequence ATGTCAAACGGTCGTACGTTATCGGCTACTAGAAACACTGATCCAGAATCAACATCTGTTGTAAAAGATTTCTTAGCTTTGATAAAAATTGGGATCGTTAACTCGAATCTTGTCACAACGTTTACAGGGATGTGGCTGGCATTTCAGTTTACTGGTAGACATTTCTTGCAAGAGCTTAATGTCATCGTTTGTATCATGCTGGGTGCTGCATTAATAATTGGCGGTTCTGGTGCAATGAATAATTTCATTGACCAAGATATTGATCCCATTATGAAACGAACGAAGTCAAGACCGACAGTTACAGGTAGATTTAAGCCGAATTTTGTATTGACCATTGCCCTCTCATTTTTAATTGTAGGTGAAATTTTGTTATTTACGGCATCATTTGCAGCCGGCATGTGGGGACTAGTAGGAATATTCGCTTATGTTGTTCTGTATTCAATGTGGTCAAAAAGGAAGCATGTTAGTAACACGATAGTCGGAAGTATTTCGGGGGCGATTCCACCTGTAATTGGATTTGCAGCAGTTGAACCTGCACTCGGCCCAGGAGCACTTGCTCTCTTTCTTATTATGTTTGCATGGCAACCACCGCATTTTTATGCGCTTGCTATGAAACGTACTGAAGAATATCGTGCAGCTAATATTCCAATGCTACCAGTAGTGAAAGGTTTTAAACGAACGAAGTACTCAATGTTTTTCTGGATTCTTTTATTATTCCCGTTACCGTTCCTTTTACCTGAGCTTGGAATTGGATTTTTAGTGCTTGCGACTACTTTGAACTTAGGCTGGTTAATACTAGCTTTAAAGGGCTTTACCACAAAAGATGATATGAAATGGGCAAATAAAATGTTTATTTACTCATTGAATCATATGACGATCTTATTTGTGGCAATTATAATATTTGCGGTGTTCAGCTAA
- the coxB gene encoding cytochrome c oxidase subunit II, producing MMKGLKKWRLFSLLAVMMVFLSGCGEDYISALKPSGQVGKEQFNLLLLATGIMTLVIVVVSVIYLLAFLKFRRSKVGENVIPKQVEGSHTLEVIWTVIPIILLLILSVPVVTATYKFADVAAMDEVDEAGNKTALTVNVTAKLYWWEFEYPNQGIVTAQELVVPTGQKVYFNLKAADVKHSFWIPAIGGKMDTNVENLNKFYLVFDKESADLKDGVFYGKCAELCGPSHALMDFKVKTVSPEAFDAWVANMKATEGQTASKDSTDLGEATFANSCLACHAVSGVGGTGGVGPNLTTFGDRNRVAGFLEHNEENLKAWIKNPGEFKPGNLMMNPEGTAPVYGDLTDEEIQALATYIMGLSVEK from the coding sequence ATGATGAAAGGGCTTAAAAAGTGGCGTCTTTTTTCACTTCTAGCAGTGATGATGGTTTTCCTTTCAGGTTGTGGTGAAGATTATATTTCTGCACTGAAACCATCTGGTCAAGTAGGTAAAGAACAATTCAACCTATTATTGTTGGCTACTGGAATTATGACGTTAGTTATAGTTGTAGTATCTGTTATCTATTTACTTGCATTCTTAAAGTTCCGCCGTTCAAAAGTAGGCGAAAATGTTATTCCTAAGCAAGTAGAAGGTAGTCACACACTTGAAGTAATTTGGACAGTTATTCCTATTATTTTATTATTAATCTTATCTGTACCGGTTGTTACAGCTACTTATAAATTTGCAGATGTTGCTGCAATGGACGAAGTAGATGAAGCAGGTAACAAAACGGCTCTAACAGTAAACGTAACTGCAAAATTATACTGGTGGGAGTTCGAATACCCTAACCAAGGGATTGTAACAGCTCAAGAATTAGTTGTACCAACAGGTCAAAAAGTTTACTTTAACTTAAAAGCTGCTGATGTTAAGCACTCATTCTGGATTCCCGCGATTGGCGGTAAAATGGATACGAACGTAGAAAACTTAAACAAATTCTACTTAGTATTTGATAAAGAATCAGCAGATCTTAAAGATGGCGTATTCTATGGTAAATGTGCTGAGCTATGTGGCCCTTCACACGCACTAATGGACTTTAAAGTAAAAACAGTTAGCCCAGAAGCATTCGATGCTTGGGTAGCAAACATGAAAGCAACTGAAGGACAAACTGCTTCTAAAGATTCAACTGATCTAGGTGAAGCAACATTTGCTAACAGCTGTTTAGCTTGTCACGCTGTATCTGGCGTAGGCGGTACTGGCGGCGTTGGTCCTAACTTAACTACATTCGGTGACCGTAACCGAGTTGCAGGTTTCTTAGAACATAATGAAGAAAACTTAAAAGCATGGATTAAAAATCCAGGAGAATTCAAACCAGGTAACTTAATGATGAATCCTGAAGGTACTGCACCAGTCTATGGTGATTTAACTGATGAAGAAATTCAAGCTCTTGCAACTTACATCATGGGCTTATCAGTAGAGAAATAA
- the ctaD gene encoding cytochrome c oxidase subunit I: protein MSSYTQKKGFGAAVWDYITTVDHKKLAVMYLLAGTLFFAIAGFEALLMRIQLMKPNNDFVSAGFFNELLTMHGTTMLFLAATPLLFAFMNMLVPLQIGARDVAFPFLNSLGFWLFFLGAVFLHLSFFMGGAPDAGWTSYASLSLYSPGHGIDFYVLGLQISGAGTLISGLNFIVTIITMRAPGMTFMRMPLFTWTTLVASALILFAFPPLTIGLLMMLVDRMFGGNFFDHTMGGNTVIWEHLFWIFGHPEVYILVLPAFGLFSEIIPAFSRKRLFGYSSMVFATILIGFLGFMVWAHHMFTTGLGPTANAIFAVATMAIAVPTGMKVFNWILTIWGGSIKVTTPMLYALGFIPSFVAGGVTGVMQASAPLDYQLHDSYFIVAHFHYVIVGGIVTALFGSAHFYWPIFFNRMLNEALGKLTFWVFFIGFHLTFFVQHFLGLMGMPRRVFTYMEGQGWDQFNYISTIGALMMGVGVILMVINCLMSIKGKPAGRDPWGDGRTLEWSIPQPIPFYNFRQTPLVRGLDPWWIEKQEGNKEVTFAEPIGDIHMPNNSAIPFVISLGLFIAAFGALYNTDADKPWSIYVLIIGLAITFGAMIVRSVKDDHGFHLHKEDILEIEEQLYGKGGNK, encoded by the coding sequence GTGAGCTCATATACACAGAAAAAGGGCTTTGGAGCAGCTGTCTGGGATTACATTACAACTGTTGACCATAAAAAGTTAGCTGTAATGTATTTATTAGCCGGTACATTGTTCTTCGCTATCGCTGGTTTTGAAGCGTTATTAATGCGTATTCAGTTAATGAAACCAAATAACGATTTCGTGTCAGCTGGTTTTTTCAATGAATTATTAACGATGCACGGAACAACAATGTTATTCCTTGCTGCGACTCCATTACTATTCGCATTTATGAACATGCTTGTACCATTACAAATTGGTGCACGTGACGTTGCATTCCCGTTCCTTAACTCTTTAGGGTTCTGGTTGTTCTTCCTAGGTGCTGTATTCCTTCACCTGTCATTCTTTATGGGTGGCGCTCCTGATGCGGGCTGGACATCTTATGCATCATTATCTTTATATTCTCCAGGTCATGGTATTGACTTCTATGTACTTGGTTTACAAATTTCAGGGGCAGGTACGTTAATTTCAGGTCTTAACTTTATCGTTACGATTATTACAATGCGTGCTCCAGGTATGACATTTATGCGTATGCCATTATTCACTTGGACTACATTAGTAGCAAGTGCATTAATCTTATTCGCATTCCCTCCATTAACAATTGGTTTATTAATGATGTTAGTTGACCGTATGTTCGGTGGTAACTTCTTTGACCATACAATGGGTGGTAACACAGTAATTTGGGAACACTTATTCTGGATCTTCGGACACCCAGAAGTATATATTTTAGTATTACCAGCTTTCGGTTTATTCTCGGAAATTATCCCAGCATTCTCTCGTAAGCGTCTATTCGGATACTCTTCAATGGTATTCGCAACAATTTTAATTGGTTTCCTAGGCTTCATGGTTTGGGCTCACCACATGTTCACAACTGGTCTTGGGCCAACTGCGAACGCAATCTTCGCTGTTGCAACAATGGCAATCGCCGTTCCAACAGGTATGAAAGTATTCAACTGGATCTTAACTATTTGGGGCGGATCTATTAAAGTTACGACACCAATGCTATATGCACTTGGTTTCATCCCGTCATTCGTTGCGGGTGGTGTTACTGGGGTAATGCAAGCATCTGCTCCACTTGACTACCAATTACACGATTCTTACTTTATCGTTGCTCACTTCCACTACGTAATCGTTGGTGGTATCGTTACGGCTTTATTCGGTTCAGCGCACTTCTACTGGCCAATTTTCTTCAACCGTATGTTAAACGAAGCGCTTGGTAAATTGACTTTCTGGGTATTCTTTATCGGATTCCATTTAACATTCTTCGTGCAACACTTCTTAGGTTTAATGGGTATGCCACGTCGCGTATTCACTTACATGGAAGGTCAAGGTTGGGATCAGTTCAACTATATTTCTACAATCGGTGCATTGATGATGGGTGTAGGGGTTATCTTAATGGTAATCAACTGCTTAATGTCTATCAAAGGTAAACCAGCAGGTCGCGATCCATGGGGCGATGGTCGTACTTTAGAATGGTCAATTCCACAACCAATTCCATTCTACAACTTCCGTCAAACACCACTTGTTCGTGGTCTAGATCCATGGTGGATTGAAAAACAAGAAGGTAATAAAGAAGTGACATTTGCTGAGCCAATTGGTGATATCCATATGCCAAACAACTCTGCAATTCCATTCGTTATTTCTTTAGGTTTATTTATCGCAGCATTCGGTGCTCTTTATAATACAGATGCTGATAAACCATGGTCAATTTATGTGTTAATTATCGGTCTTGCTATTACATTTGGTGCAATGATTGTCCGTTCTGTGAAAGATGATCACGGTTTCCACTTACACAAAGAAGACATTCTTGAAATTGAAGAACAACTTTACGGTAAAGGAGGAAATAAATAA
- a CDS encoding cytochrome c oxidase subunit 3 encodes MDYNTKFTPHTWPDHPEQATMEGKNKIVGFWIFLACEVVLFASLFATYLALKNKGPAGMEFTTQGLFELPLAFAMTMLLLTSSLTSVYAIYHMRNFNYKGMQTWLAITLLLGLGFLALEIYEFQHYVHLGFTFDQSAFATAFYTLVGTHGFHVSLGLVWITTLLIRNAKRGLNLYNAPKFFVAALYWHFIDVVWVFIFTAVYLMGVIG; translated from the coding sequence ATGGATTACAATACTAAATTTACTCCTCATACTTGGCCAGACCATCCTGAACAAGCAACGATGGAAGGTAAAAATAAAATCGTTGGATTCTGGATTTTCCTTGCCTGTGAAGTTGTGCTTTTCGCAAGTTTATTTGCTACTTATTTAGCACTTAAGAACAAAGGGCCAGCTGGCATGGAGTTCACAACACAAGGTTTATTTGAATTACCGTTAGCATTTGCCATGACGATGTTATTATTAACATCTTCACTAACTTCAGTTTATGCAATTTACCATATGCGTAATTTTAATTACAAAGGTATGCAAACTTGGTTAGCCATCACTTTACTTTTAGGTCTTGGTTTCCTTGCCCTAGAAATTTATGAGTTCCAACACTATGTGCATCTTGGTTTCACATTTGACCAATCTGCATTCGCAACTGCGTTCTATACGCTAGTAGGTACACACGGTTTCCACGTATCTTTAGGGTTAGTTTGGATTACAACTTTACTTATCCGTAACGCTAAACGTGGTCTTAACTTGTATAATGCACCTAAGTTCTTCGTGGCTGCCTTATACTGGCACTTTATTGACGTAGTTTGGGTATTTATCTTTACAGCAGTATACTTGATGGGAGTGATCGGATAA
- a CDS encoding cytochrome C oxidase subunit IV family protein: MSSHDTPVVAKSQAQFEYDRHHNAVHMRKQVINFAIMIFLTFIAFAVVAAGFSKYFIAPFVLLLAGVQVVLQLYAFMHLEDKKTHFGGVIAFFMWMGILIAFTFFLAFLTIIWW, translated from the coding sequence ATGTCATCACATGATACACCTGTAGTTGCTAAGTCTCAAGCTCAATTTGAATATGATCGTCATCATAATGCCGTTCATATGCGTAAACAAGTAATCAACTTTGCGATTATGATTTTCTTAACATTTATCGCGTTCGCTGTCGTTGCAGCTGGTTTTTCTAAATACTTTATAGCTCCATTTGTTCTATTGCTTGCTGGCGTTCAAGTTGTCCTACAACTTTATGCTTTCATGCACTTAGAAGACAAAAAAACACACTTCGGTGGTGTGATTGCTTTCTTTATGTGGATGGGGATTTTAATCGCATTTACATTCTTCTTAGCATTTTTAACAATTATTTGGTGGTAA
- the ctaG gene encoding cytochrome c oxidase assembly factor CtaG, protein MPLSIFGFQALWSPYLIGVLIFITVIYFLVTTKWRKDFKVSEPLKKGEAIYFVLAMITIYIIKGSPIDVMAHIMFTMHMVQMAILLLLVPIFLIKGIPWWVWKVAIEAPVVKPLFKVLTLPVVAIFVFIGLFSFYHLPSVLDYIKLNETLHGTYTFVLFVSAVLMYWPLIQKMPNSSEMKPLHKLAYIIANAVLITPACALIIFAPNAMYETYTSGEAWLKAMELCVPASTLSSLSLSGPELFTDMKPVADQQLGGVLMKILQEIIFGVLIGAIFTKWYRSEQKDPDKITADALKAHQQKWEREQHQL, encoded by the coding sequence ATGCCACTTAGTATATTTGGTTTCCAAGCTTTATGGAGCCCGTATTTAATAGGGGTTCTCATTTTTATAACAGTAATTTATTTTTTAGTGACAACGAAATGGCGTAAAGATTTTAAAGTCAGTGAGCCGCTGAAAAAAGGTGAAGCGATTTATTTCGTATTGGCAATGATTACGATTTATATTATAAAAGGCTCTCCAATAGATGTTATGGCTCATATCATGTTTACGATGCATATGGTGCAAATGGCTATTCTTTTATTACTTGTACCAATTTTCCTTATTAAGGGTATTCCTTGGTGGGTATGGAAAGTTGCAATTGAAGCGCCAGTTGTCAAACCATTATTTAAAGTGTTAACATTACCAGTGGTTGCGATATTTGTTTTTATTGGTCTATTTTCTTTCTATCATTTACCGTCAGTTTTAGACTACATTAAATTAAACGAGACGTTACATGGTACATATACTTTTGTATTATTTGTTTCTGCTGTGTTAATGTACTGGCCTTTAATTCAAAAAATGCCAAATAGCTCTGAAATGAAACCCTTGCATAAACTAGCTTACATTATTGCCAATGCTGTTTTAATTACACCTGCGTGTGCATTAATTATTTTCGCACCGAATGCGATGTATGAAACGTATACGAGTGGTGAAGCTTGGTTAAAGGCAATGGAGCTATGTGTACCGGCCTCCACTTTATCTAGCTTGTCATTATCTGGACCAGAGCTATTTACAGATATGAAGCCTGTGGCGGATCAGCAACTTGGTGGAGTGCTTATGAAAATATTGCAAGAAATTATCTTTGGTGTATTAATCGGGGCTATCTTTACAAAATGGTATCGTTCTGAGCAAAAAGATCCTGATAAAATTACTGCCGATGCATTAAAAGCACACCAACAGAAATGGGAAAGAGAACAACATCAGCTGTAA
- a CDS encoding DUF420 domain-containing protein: MELQILPTISTSFIVISAVLVAIGWGLIIKGKVEAHKKVMLAAGVAALCFFIIYASRTVFIGNTAFGGGEDLKPYYTFFLIFHITLATAGAVFGIVSIISGLKMNIKLHKRIGPITSIIWFFVAVTGVMVYMLLYILFEPGETTSVIKAILGF; the protein is encoded by the coding sequence ATGGAATTGCAAATTTTGCCTACTATAAGTACATCATTTATCGTGATAAGTGCAGTACTTGTAGCAATTGGTTGGGGCTTAATTATAAAGGGAAAAGTAGAAGCGCATAAAAAAGTTATGTTAGCTGCTGGTGTTGCTGCACTTTGCTTCTTTATCATCTATGCTTCACGTACGGTCTTTATTGGTAATACAGCGTTTGGTGGCGGTGAGGATTTAAAACCTTATTATACATTCTTTCTAATTTTCCACATTACTTTAGCAACTGCTGGGGCAGTGTTTGGGATTGTTAGTATTATTTCAGGTTTAAAAATGAACATTAAGCTTCACAAACGCATTGGACCAATTACTAGTATTATTTGGTTTTTTGTAGCAGTCACAGGTGTTATGGTATACATGTTACTGTATATACTATTTGAACCAGGTGAAACAACGTCTGTTATTAAAGCAATTTTAGGATTTTAA
- the ytvI gene encoding sporulation integral membrane protein YtvI — protein MIQFLKQPFFRHPIIVIALGLIILWFLSLSFPILLAYVTALLLEPLIIRMSKRFRKKRKIIVSIFWLLFFCITLLLCILVGFIGWKQFSSIIIHIPDYLNQLSALWIQIQSKLANYTYHLPLDLVTQIQFMIARALSSIEKFALSLTNINVWSSLLTHIPNQLFDIFVYWIVLYMLLLDLPAINRKLLTPIPFHYQQKILFIGERVKVALFGFLKAQLLVGVCIFAVALIAFYLLKTPFPLILALLLVVLDIIPFLDSFILLIPWAIYKAFTGDYVFAIALIALTVILFLIRRMIEPKIIGDKIGLSSLSTFIAMFVGFKIFGFLGILIGPLLVVVALSLFNQPSIKNLPPTKE, from the coding sequence TTGATACAATTTCTTAAACAACCTTTTTTTCGTCATCCAATAATCGTTATCGCTTTAGGATTGATTATACTTTGGTTTTTATCCTTATCTTTTCCCATACTTCTTGCCTATGTAACTGCATTATTATTAGAACCGCTCATTATCCGTATGAGCAAACGCTTTCGAAAAAAACGGAAAATTATCGTCTCCATTTTTTGGTTATTATTTTTTTGCATAACACTATTACTATGTATTTTGGTAGGCTTTATAGGCTGGAAACAATTTTCATCAATTATTATTCATATTCCAGATTATCTTAACCAATTATCAGCACTCTGGATTCAAATTCAATCTAAACTAGCTAACTATACGTATCATTTACCTTTAGATCTCGTAACACAAATTCAATTCATGATTGCACGAGCACTTTCTTCCATTGAAAAATTTGCCCTTTCGTTAACAAATATAAATGTTTGGTCATCATTACTGACACATATACCAAATCAATTGTTTGATATTTTCGTTTATTGGATTGTGTTATATATGTTGCTTTTAGATTTACCAGCCATTAATCGAAAACTTCTGACTCCTATCCCCTTTCATTACCAACAAAAAATACTCTTTATTGGGGAACGAGTAAAAGTGGCATTATTCGGCTTTTTGAAGGCACAATTACTTGTTGGTGTTTGCATTTTTGCAGTAGCCTTAATCGCATTTTACTTGTTAAAAACACCTTTTCCATTAATATTAGCACTTTTACTTGTCGTATTAGATATTATTCCCTTTTTAGACTCGTTTATTTTGCTAATTCCTTGGGCAATTTACAAAGCTTTTACAGGTGACTATGTCTTTGCTATTGCCTTAATTGCGCTGACAGTCATTCTTTTCTTAATACGACGCATGATTGAACCAAAAATTATTGGAGACAAAATCGGGCTTTCATCACTTTCCACTTTTATCGCAATGTTTGTTGGCTTTAAAATATTTGGATTTCTCGGTATTTTAATCGGTCCTTTACTCGTTGTTGTAGCACTATCTTTATTCAATCAGCCTTCTATAAAAAATCTCCCACCTACGAAAGAGTAA
- a CDS encoding YugN family protein, which translates to MYFENTNLENLTADQELIENIMKKNGLECDGAWDYERMTFDRRFDTREGRYYLRVFAYAQSGDVGAHDAVLTLMKPVLGKYYYPHGVEYGADEVFPAHLVKKCDEILNKVRLDLEAFAIESPSNKKALEPVNA; encoded by the coding sequence ATGTATTTTGAGAACACTAACCTTGAAAATTTAACAGCTGACCAAGAACTGATTGAAAACATTATGAAAAAAAATGGTTTAGAATGTGATGGTGCTTGGGATTACGAACGAATGACTTTTGACCGTCGTTTTGATACTCGTGAAGGTCGTTACTACCTACGTGTATTCGCCTATGCGCAATCTGGTGATGTTGGAGCACACGATGCAGTTCTAACATTAATGAAACCAGTTCTTGGTAAATACTACTATCCACACGGCGTTGAGTATGGTGCAGATGAAGTTTTCCCAGCTCACCTTGTCAAAAAATGTGACGAAATCTTAAACAAAGTAAGATTAGACTTAGAAGCATTCGCAATTGAATCTCCTTCTAATAAAAAAGCATTGGAGCCAGTTAACGCATAA
- a CDS encoding CAP domain-containing protein yields MKALFRILIVCATIAFIGFMFFNTAKENEPLEGPNANSNIIPKTELEQPDVGAMSRPQSGMSTFIGQGTQMIVEQYGEPARKEPSSFGYEWWVYNTSVSTFFMLGVQNNIVTQVYIAGDKLDASPFKIGQKRDDIYRMTIIDYEVAANVGENIFIFSMSEEDMQTRLLVKFDGLFAQLYVDSETGELQGVRFTDSETLVLHQPYEMIYQGELVSPTPPSSFLQQEINEASARQLDDLINVTRAHHHLAPLELDEKLEEVAKLHSEDMKVQNFSGHESPTNGDLKKRLDAQGIVFNNANENLATAYFDAIEAMHGWQNSPEHRKVILNDKYSAVGSGVFLNYYTQIFMEPTKQKDDSEKDTSEESVENSEE; encoded by the coding sequence ATGAAAGCATTATTTCGCATTTTAATTGTCTGTGCAACAATTGCGTTTATCGGCTTTATGTTCTTTAATACTGCAAAAGAAAATGAGCCGCTCGAAGGACCGAATGCCAATTCAAATATTATTCCAAAAACAGAGCTGGAGCAGCCGGATGTAGGTGCGATGTCCCGTCCACAAAGTGGGATGTCGACATTTATTGGACAAGGAACTCAGATGATTGTAGAACAATACGGTGAACCAGCAAGAAAAGAGCCTTCATCATTTGGTTACGAATGGTGGGTTTATAACACAAGTGTGTCAACATTTTTTATGCTAGGTGTGCAAAATAATATTGTGACACAAGTATACATAGCCGGAGATAAGTTGGATGCTTCACCTTTTAAAATTGGTCAGAAGCGCGACGATATTTACCGAATGACAATTATTGATTATGAAGTGGCAGCGAATGTAGGAGAAAATATTTTTATTTTTTCTATGAGTGAAGAAGATATGCAGACAAGACTACTCGTTAAATTTGACGGGCTTTTTGCACAGCTTTATGTTGATAGCGAAACAGGTGAGCTACAAGGCGTTCGCTTTACAGATAGTGAGACGTTAGTCCTGCATCAGCCTTATGAAATGATTTATCAAGGTGAGCTTGTGAGTCCAACACCTCCATCCTCCTTTTTACAACAGGAAATTAATGAAGCAAGTGCTAGACAGCTCGATGATTTAATTAACGTCACACGAGCTCATCACCATTTAGCACCATTGGAACTTGATGAAAAATTAGAAGAAGTGGCAAAACTACACAGTGAAGATATGAAGGTACAAAATTTTTCTGGTCATGAATCACCAACGAACGGTGATTTAAAGAAACGTTTAGATGCACAGGGTATTGTTTTTAATAATGCGAATGAAAATCTAGCGACCGCGTACTTCGATGCTATTGAAGCAATGCATGGTTGGCAAAATTCACCAGAACATCGTAAAGTCATTTTAAATGATAAATATTCGGCAGTAGGGTCAGGTGTCTTTTTAAATTACTATACCCAAATTTTTATGGAACCGACGAAGCAAAAGGATGACAGTGAGAAAGATACGAGTGAAGAATCGGTTGAGAATTCAGAAGAATAA